From Pempheris klunzingeri isolate RE-2024b chromosome 18, fPemKlu1.hap1, whole genome shotgun sequence, a single genomic window includes:
- the LOC139217557 gene encoding gamma-crystallin M2-like — protein MTSSSMNMMSKIIFYEDRNFQGRSYECMSDCPDMSSYMNRCHSCRVERGCFMVYDRTNFMGNQYFMRRGEYADYMSMMGMSDCIRSCRMIPMYRGSYRMRMYERENFQGQMHEMMDDCDNFTDRYHMSNFMSCNVMEGHWLMYEQANYRGRMMYMRPGEYRNFMSMGWSGMRFMSMRRIMDSCY, from the coding sequence ATGACCTCCAGCAGCATGAACATGATGAGCAAGATCATCTTCTACGAGGACAGGAACTTCCAGGGCCGCTCCTACGAGTGCATGAGCGACTGCCCCGACATGTCCTCCTACATGAACCGCTGCCACTCCTGCAGGGTGGAGAGGGGCTGCTTCATGGTCTACGACCGCACCAACTTCATGGGAAACCAGTACTTCATGAGGAGGGGCGAGTATGCCGACTACATGAGCATGATGGGCATGAGCGACTGCATCAGATCCTGCCGCATGATCCCCATGTACAGAGGATCCTACAGGATGAGGATGTACGAGAGGGAGAACTTCCAGGGCCAGATGCATGAGATGATGGATGACTGTGACAACTTCACTGACCGCTACCATATGTCCAACTTCATGTCCTGCAACGTGATGGAGGGCCACTGGCTGATGTACGAGCAGGCCAACTACAGAGGAAGGATGATGTACATGAGGCCTGGAGAGTACAGGAACTTCATGAGCATGGGCTGGAGCGGCATGAGGTTCATGAGCATGAGGCGCATCATGGATTCCTGCTACTAA